Proteins encoded together in one Rossellomorea sp. y25 window:
- a CDS encoding HAD family hydrolase — translation MKKAVFLDRDGVINEVKTERVTFVNTSDQFYFLQGVLEAIKLLTDSNFLIFVVTNQGGVGLGYLSHEQLDSIHDYMVKEIEKAGGFIQEVSCCTHKPHEGCECRKPEAGMILDLAKKYDLDTARSYMVGDRDVDIEAGRKAGCTTILLADGPSPLYNADYMFTNLMEAAELIVTNK, via the coding sequence ATGAAAAAAGCTGTTTTTCTCGATCGTGATGGAGTAATCAATGAGGTAAAAACCGAGAGAGTGACATTTGTTAATACATCAGATCAATTTTATTTCCTGCAGGGAGTTCTTGAAGCGATTAAATTATTGACTGACTCCAACTTTCTGATTTTCGTCGTCACCAACCAGGGTGGAGTTGGGTTAGGATATCTCTCTCATGAACAACTTGATTCCATACACGATTATATGGTGAAGGAAATTGAAAAGGCTGGTGGATTCATTCAAGAAGTTTCTTGTTGTACTCACAAGCCACACGAGGGTTGTGAATGCAGAAAGCCTGAAGCTGGGATGATTTTGGACTTAGCCAAAAAGTACGATTTAGATACTGCCCGATCATATATGGTAGGTGATCGCGATGTAGATATTGAAGCTGGCCGCAAAGCGGGATGCACTACTATCTTACTTGCAGACGGGCCCTCCCCTCTATATAACGCCGATTACATGTTTACTAACTTAATGGAAGCTGCTGAATTAATTGTCACTAATAAGTAA
- a CDS encoding glutamate-5-semialdehyde dehydrogenase encodes MTLTIEKTDVKKQAILAKKASKTLSMLTTDQKNKALHILADHLEENYESILKQNEKDLERGKEKGFEAAFMDRLSLSKERVEDFASGLRQVADLEDPTGKVVSDWTLENQLQVQKVTVPLGVIGMIYEARPNVTVDATGLALKSGNAIVLKGGSNAITSNKAIVDVMHEALEKTDIPKDAVQFINTTDRDATSELFTMKEHIDVLIPRGGGALINAVVNNATVPVLETGVGNCHIYIDKEAQVDKALNIIINAKTDRPAVCNAAETVILHEDWFKENKGAFVEKLKEHNVSIHGDEKVVEAIEDAKLAGEEDWANEYLSLDIAVKIVPSLDEAVDHIEQYGTKHSEAIVTENTETAKKFMMLVDAAALYHNASTRFTDGGALGFGAEIGISTQKLHARGPMGLPALTTVKYMMHGTGQIR; translated from the coding sequence ATGACTTTAACTATAGAAAAAACGGATGTAAAAAAACAAGCGATACTAGCAAAGAAAGCTTCTAAAACATTAAGTATGCTGACTACCGACCAAAAAAATAAAGCCCTTCATATCCTTGCCGATCATTTAGAGGAGAATTACGAATCTATACTAAAACAAAATGAAAAAGACCTTGAAAGAGGGAAAGAAAAGGGCTTCGAAGCTGCATTTATGGATCGTTTATCACTTTCTAAAGAACGTGTTGAAGATTTCGCAAGTGGTCTCCGTCAAGTAGCTGACTTGGAAGATCCCACTGGAAAAGTGGTATCCGATTGGACTCTTGAAAATCAACTGCAAGTTCAAAAAGTAACGGTTCCACTTGGTGTCATTGGAATGATTTATGAAGCACGTCCTAATGTAACGGTTGATGCAACCGGATTAGCACTAAAATCCGGCAATGCCATTGTCCTGAAAGGTGGGTCAAATGCCATTACCTCGAACAAAGCAATTGTGGACGTCATGCATGAAGCACTTGAGAAAACGGATATTCCTAAAGATGCAGTACAATTCATTAATACAACCGATCGAGATGCAACAAGTGAGTTATTCACGATGAAAGAGCATATTGATGTGCTGATTCCCCGCGGTGGAGGTGCATTAATCAATGCTGTCGTTAATAATGCAACTGTACCTGTCCTTGAGACTGGCGTAGGAAACTGTCATATCTATATTGACAAAGAAGCTCAAGTGGATAAAGCATTAAACATCATCATCAATGCAAAAACAGACCGTCCAGCGGTATGTAATGCAGCTGAAACCGTCATCCTGCATGAAGACTGGTTTAAAGAAAATAAGGGTGCATTTGTAGAAAAGCTTAAAGAACACAATGTATCTATTCACGGAGATGAAAAAGTAGTCGAAGCGATTGAAGATGCGAAGCTTGCTGGAGAAGAAGATTGGGCAAATGAATATCTAAGTCTGGATATTGCCGTGAAGATTGTACCTTCTTTGGATGAAGCAGTCGATCACATCGAACAATATGGTACAAAGCATTCAGAAGCCATTGTCACGGAAAACACAGAAACAGCGAAGAAATTCATGATGCTCGTGGATGCAGCCGCTCTCTATCATAATGCTTCCACTCGTTTCACTGATGGAGGAGCGTTAGGATTTGGTGCTGAAATTGGAATCTCTACACAGAAACTTCATGCTAGAGGACCAATGGGGCTACCAGCTTTAACAACCGTTAAGTATATGATGCATGGAACCGGACAAATTCGATAA
- a CDS encoding class I SAM-dependent rRNA methyltransferase: MTKERIIKANPKYIQQFQKGFPLINKENVTSSIEHVEDGEIFKLVDNKNTFIAKGYFGIQNKGIGWLLSWKEKEEIDKDFIFKKLQAAINQRLHFFYSEDTTAFRVFNGEGDGFGGITIDYFDGYYLVQWYSKGAYSFHEEVMQSLRELTDFKGIYQKKRFAQEGKYVDEDDFVEGNRPSFPLLVKENGVQFAIYLNDGAMVGVFLDQREVRKRIRDSYSEGKRVLNTFSYTGAFSVFAALGGASLTTSVDLANRSLSKTIEQFSINGIDYEAQNIIVEDVFKYFKYAVKKELSFDLVILDPPSFARSKKHTFSAAKDYKDLLKEAIAITEKNGTIVASTNCSTFNMKKFKSFIEAAFKETNGKYKILEEYTLPEDFKTLSQYKQSDYLKVAFIQKL; encoded by the coding sequence ATGACAAAAGAAAGAATCATTAAAGCAAACCCTAAATACATACAACAATTCCAGAAAGGTTTTCCCCTCATAAATAAAGAAAATGTGACATCATCAATTGAGCATGTAGAAGACGGAGAAATTTTTAAGCTTGTTGACAATAAGAATACCTTTATTGCAAAAGGCTACTTCGGAATTCAGAACAAAGGGATCGGCTGGCTTCTGAGCTGGAAAGAAAAAGAAGAAATTGATAAAGACTTTATCTTTAAAAAACTTCAAGCTGCAATCAATCAACGACTTCACTTCTTCTATAGTGAAGATACTACAGCATTTCGGGTATTTAATGGTGAAGGAGATGGTTTCGGGGGCATCACCATTGACTACTTTGATGGATACTATCTCGTTCAATGGTATTCAAAAGGAGCCTATTCATTCCACGAAGAGGTTATGCAATCGTTAAGAGAATTAACGGATTTCAAAGGGATTTATCAAAAAAAGCGGTTTGCACAGGAAGGGAAATATGTGGATGAAGATGATTTCGTTGAAGGAAACCGTCCTTCATTCCCCCTTCTCGTCAAAGAAAATGGCGTTCAATTTGCCATCTATTTAAATGACGGGGCCATGGTAGGGGTTTTCCTTGATCAACGTGAAGTGCGCAAACGAATTCGCGACTCTTATTCTGAAGGAAAACGGGTATTAAATACGTTCTCTTACACAGGAGCATTTTCTGTTTTCGCTGCACTCGGTGGTGCATCTCTGACCACCAGTGTAGACCTTGCTAATCGCAGTCTAAGCAAAACGATTGAACAATTCAGTATAAACGGGATTGATTATGAAGCACAAAACATCATTGTGGAAGATGTCTTTAAGTACTTTAAATATGCCGTAAAAAAAGAACTCTCCTTTGATCTTGTGATTCTTGATCCACCAAGCTTTGCCCGCTCAAAGAAACATACATTCAGTGCTGCAAAGGATTATAAAGATTTGTTAAAGGAAGCGATTGCCATTACTGAAAAAAACGGTACCATTGTGGCATCCACTAATTGCAGTACATTTAATATGAAAAAATTCAAAAGCTTTATTGAAGCAGCCTTTAAAGAAACCAATGGTAAATACAAAATACTTGAAGAGTACACTCTGCCAGAAGACTTTAAAACCCTCAGTCAATACAAACAGAGTGATTACCTTAAAGTCGCTTTTATTCAAAAACTATAA
- a CDS encoding LCP family protein translates to MDSRLDRKSRKKKRGRKVILVLLLLIFSLLGYAAYQFYSGYKMAGNDQLQGDYKFNGVKDENGKVNVLLLGVDSRGEEKSRTDTMMLAQIDPKTNETKLVSFMRDIYVEIPGYKNYKLNTAFYLGGPELLRKTIKHNFDIDIQYFMVVDFKGFEQSVDILAPEGIEMDVEKAMSENIGVSLQPGVQNLNGKELLGYARFRADAEGDFGRVERQQKVINALKDEVLSIGGVTKLPKMAGSIQPYIKTNMSKLDQISIAKDILLSNTSDMDKLTIPVEGSYGFGSYSGVGSVLEIDFEENTKALKDFLNGKSSDEAATE, encoded by the coding sequence ATGGATTCACGATTAGATCGCAAGAGTAGAAAGAAAAAACGAGGAAGAAAAGTGATATTGGTATTATTATTACTTATCTTTAGCTTGCTCGGTTATGCTGCTTATCAATTTTATAGTGGATATAAAATGGCTGGAAACGACCAGCTTCAAGGAGATTATAAATTTAACGGAGTCAAAGATGAAAACGGTAAGGTTAATGTTTTGTTATTAGGAGTCGATAGCAGGGGCGAGGAAAAATCAAGAACCGACACGATGATGCTCGCACAGATTGATCCAAAAACAAATGAAACCAAACTTGTTTCCTTTATGAGAGATATCTATGTTGAAATACCCGGATATAAAAACTACAAGCTGAATACAGCTTTTTATTTAGGTGGACCCGAATTACTCAGGAAAACCATCAAACACAATTTTGACATTGATATACAATATTTTATGGTGGTCGACTTTAAGGGGTTTGAACAATCCGTTGATATACTTGCTCCTGAAGGTATTGAAATGGATGTTGAAAAGGCGATGTCAGAAAACATCGGTGTTTCCCTCCAGCCGGGTGTCCAAAATTTAAATGGGAAAGAATTATTAGGATATGCCAGGTTCCGTGCTGATGCAGAGGGGGACTTTGGAAGGGTTGAAAGACAGCAAAAAGTCATTAACGCTCTTAAAGATGAGGTACTCTCAATAGGCGGCGTCACAAAACTTCCGAAAATGGCAGGATCCATTCAACCCTATATTAAGACGAATATGAGTAAGCTAGATCAGATTTCCATCGCAAAGGATATCTTGTTGAGTAACACGAGTGATATGGATAAGCTCACCATTCCAGTTGAAGGTAGTTATGGTTTTGGAAGCTATAGCGGTGTAGGATCAGTACTTGAAATCGATTTTGAAGAAAACACCAAAGCACTAAAAGACTTCCTAAATGGAAAAAGCTCGGATGAAGCTGCAACTGAATGA
- the proB gene encoding glutamate 5-kinase produces MSQNNQKKRIVIKIGSSSLTSLHGEMSRRKLERLVDEVVRLKDDGHEVLLVSSGAVAAGYRKLGCLTRPSSLPEKQAAAAIGQGLLIEAYSDLLISNGYVASQILITRSDFSDEDRYNNARNTINVLLERGIIPIVNENDTVTIDRLKFGDNDTLSAKVAALVDADQLIILSDIDGLYDSDPRKNPDAELLESVTEITEDIEDMAGEPGSSVGTGGMRSKIDAFKITMASGIPAFLGKSGNSNVIYDAVQHTAKGTYFESAEDSVNLDSKKQWIAFNSGPEGEITIDSDAKERILEQKESLTIDDIYTVKGRFNKGAVVRILDNRNEEIGLGMVNFRSGQLKNPTDIKADQIAVEIDQLVCHVDLPIPVGV; encoded by the coding sequence ATGTCCCAAAATAATCAGAAGAAACGTATCGTAATTAAGATTGGAAGTAGTTCATTAACAAGCTTGCATGGAGAAATGAGTCGCAGGAAGCTGGAGCGACTTGTTGATGAAGTTGTTCGATTAAAGGATGACGGTCATGAAGTATTGCTTGTTTCATCAGGAGCCGTCGCTGCGGGCTATCGTAAATTAGGATGCTTAACACGCCCAAGCTCTCTTCCCGAGAAGCAGGCAGCAGCAGCTATTGGCCAAGGACTATTGATTGAAGCGTATTCTGATCTGTTAATCTCCAACGGATACGTGGCTTCTCAAATTCTGATCACTCGTAGTGATTTTTCTGATGAAGACCGATACAACAATGCAAGAAACACAATCAATGTTCTTCTTGAACGAGGGATTATTCCGATTGTAAATGAAAATGATACCGTAACGATCGACCGATTGAAATTTGGAGATAATGATACACTATCTGCTAAAGTTGCGGCATTAGTGGATGCTGATCAACTCATCATTCTATCTGACATTGATGGATTATATGATTCTGATCCACGCAAAAATCCAGATGCTGAACTGTTAGAAAGCGTAACGGAAATTACTGAAGATATCGAAGACATGGCAGGAGAGCCTGGAAGTTCTGTAGGAACAGGTGGAATGAGATCCAAAATCGATGCATTTAAGATCACAATGGCTTCTGGAATTCCTGCGTTTCTAGGTAAATCAGGCAACTCAAATGTTATTTACGATGCTGTCCAACATACTGCTAAAGGAACGTACTTTGAATCTGCAGAAGATTCCGTAAACCTTGATTCCAAAAAGCAGTGGATTGCGTTCAACTCAGGTCCCGAAGGTGAAATCACCATCGACTCAGATGCGAAAGAACGTATTCTGGAACAAAAAGAAAGTTTAACAATTGATGATATTTATACTGTAAAAGGCCGATTTAATAAAGGTGCAGTCGTGCGAATCCTTGATAATCGAAATGAAGAAATTGGTTTGGGAATGGTAAATTTCCGTTCAGGACAACTGAAAAATCCTACAGACATCAAAGCGGATCAAATCGCAGTCGAAATTGACCAACTAGTATGTCATGTCGATTTACCCATTCCAGTAGGAGTATAA
- a CDS encoding 3'-5' exonuclease — protein sequence MNDIGINVGYRILKYYLWQQFFFRFQVKREKEKLSYHKLSRALKEFEEEKPTLQQKHLFDCDFTIFDLETTGFFPEVGDEIISIGAVKVKEGKVQRNDTFYQVINPLQTVSRDTKRFTGLRRKDFLNGVTLPIGLQRFLEFSKGTILVAHPASFDINFLQKRIYKWQLPSFNPEYVDSFSLANGLLERDDCYLDALVKKFDIDSRTRHHALNDAIMTAEIFEELLKICYQQEVHTIRGLNEFILEETSSGF from the coding sequence ATGAATGATATTGGAATTAATGTGGGTTACCGCATTCTGAAATATTATTTATGGCAGCAATTTTTCTTTCGCTTTCAAGTGAAACGGGAAAAAGAAAAGCTTTCCTACCATAAATTATCTCGTGCCCTAAAAGAGTTTGAAGAGGAAAAACCCACGCTTCAACAAAAGCATTTATTCGATTGTGACTTTACCATTTTCGACCTTGAGACAACGGGCTTTTTTCCGGAGGTGGGAGATGAAATCATCTCAATCGGAGCCGTAAAGGTCAAGGAAGGTAAAGTCCAGCGAAATGACACGTTCTATCAGGTCATAAATCCCCTTCAAACGGTGTCAAGGGATACGAAACGATTTACTGGTCTAAGAAGAAAAGATTTTTTAAACGGAGTTACACTGCCGATTGGGTTGCAGCGATTTTTAGAGTTCAGCAAAGGTACCATCCTTGTTGCCCATCCTGCTAGTTTTGACATAAATTTTCTTCAGAAACGCATTTACAAGTGGCAGCTACCATCATTTAATCCGGAATATGTTGACTCCTTTTCACTTGCAAATGGATTACTGGAACGGGACGATTGTTACCTGGACGCCCTTGTAAAGAAATTTGACATCGACTCACGGACCCGTCATCATGCTCTAAATGATGCGATCATGACCGCCGAAATCTTCGAAGAACTATTAAAAATCTGTTATCAGCAAGAAGTCCACACGATACGGGGATTGAATGAGTTTATATTGGAGGAGACAAGCTCCGGGTTCTGA
- a CDS encoding alpha/beta hydrolase, which translates to MSINHKHSFLWSGIIFTFFTLYIIFRTTNVQSSEKPLTAEEKYPTVFVHGYKGTYNSFRTMLERFENQHGWGQKTLEIYVSENGSVVYKGSLSTNPTSPPLVQVIFEDNRASLEKQAIWLENAMKLLYHQFDVSNVNIVGHSMGGLASTKYILNTRDNSFVPKTHKFITIATPFLGVTKESYDQINTGAAVIDLKPESRALKDLFMNRHLIPSYIHVLSIAGSGDDVVNVQSAMGSQSLFEESHFQSKIVYDPSISHSGLHETIKVDRLVGDYLWSK; encoded by the coding sequence TTGTCAATCAATCATAAACATTCGTTTTTGTGGAGTGGCATAATCTTCACTTTCTTCACTTTATATATCATATTTCGCACTACAAATGTACAATCCAGTGAAAAGCCTTTAACAGCTGAAGAAAAATATCCTACCGTCTTTGTACACGGGTACAAAGGTACATACAATTCTTTCAGAACGATGTTAGAACGATTTGAAAACCAGCATGGCTGGGGTCAAAAAACGTTGGAGATTTATGTATCTGAGAATGGCAGTGTAGTGTATAAAGGATCTCTTTCCACAAATCCCACTTCACCTCCTCTCGTTCAAGTCATCTTTGAAGATAACCGTGCATCATTAGAGAAGCAAGCAATTTGGTTAGAGAATGCAATGAAGCTCTTGTACCACCAATTTGACGTTTCAAACGTAAATATCGTAGGACACTCCATGGGTGGGCTTGCTTCAACTAAATATATTCTAAATACAAGGGATAACTCATTTGTTCCGAAGACCCATAAATTTATTACGATTGCTACACCTTTCCTTGGCGTTACCAAGGAATCTTATGACCAGATTAATACAGGCGCAGCTGTTATTGACTTAAAACCAGAATCACGGGCATTGAAAGATTTATTTATGAATCGCCATTTAATCCCTTCATATATACATGTATTATCCATCGCAGGATCAGGTGATGATGTGGTAAATGTTCAAAGTGCTATGGGCAGTCAATCACTATTTGAAGAAAGTCATTTTCAATCCAAGATCGTTTATGATCCATCTATTTCTCATAGCGGCTTACATGAAACGATTAAAGTAGACCGTCTTGTTGGAGATTACCTATGGAGTAAATAA
- a CDS encoding aminopeptidase, protein MNHAFEKKLERYADLIVQVGLNLQKDQELLISAPVTAYKFVRLVTEKAYEAGVLNVLTDFYDEELKKIRLENSSEEGLRVFPDWKAKGYIEMAENNVALLNLAAPNPFLLRDTNAKRVAILNRTSAEAMKDFSAYIGGGKISWLIAAFPTVEWAHTVFPELSQEEAIDKLWENIFYTTRTDKENTVALWETHISNLNKNADRLNQNNYKKLHYKGPGTDLTIEFHPQTKWISAQFTNDQGIPFVPNLPTEEVFTIPVKHGVNGVVSSTKPLNYSGTLIKNFSLTFKEGKVVDFTAEEGYETLKNLLQTDEGSSYLGEVALVPHNSPISNTNIVFNNTLFDENASCHIALGRALSVCVEDGNSMTAEQLREVGFNESMIHVDFMIGSDQLDIDGQKEDGTIEPIFKAGDWV, encoded by the coding sequence ATGAATCATGCATTTGAAAAAAAATTAGAGAGATATGCAGATTTAATCGTACAGGTAGGACTAAACCTGCAAAAGGATCAGGAACTATTGATCTCCGCACCTGTTACAGCGTACAAGTTTGTTCGCCTTGTTACTGAGAAGGCATATGAAGCCGGGGTTTTAAATGTATTAACGGACTTCTACGATGAAGAGTTAAAGAAAATCCGCTTAGAGAATTCTTCTGAGGAAGGATTGAGAGTGTTTCCTGATTGGAAAGCAAAAGGATATATCGAGATGGCAGAAAATAATGTGGCTCTCCTGAATTTGGCAGCACCAAATCCTTTCCTATTAAGAGATACAAATGCTAAAAGGGTTGCTATATTAAATAGAACATCAGCGGAAGCCATGAAAGATTTTTCTGCATATATAGGCGGGGGGAAAATAAGCTGGTTAATAGCTGCGTTCCCTACAGTCGAATGGGCTCATACCGTTTTCCCGGAACTTTCTCAAGAAGAAGCAATTGATAAACTATGGGAAAACATTTTTTATACAACAAGAACAGATAAAGAGAATACAGTTGCCTTATGGGAAACACATATTAGTAACCTCAATAAGAACGCCGACCGTTTAAACCAAAACAATTATAAAAAGCTTCATTATAAAGGACCTGGAACAGATCTTACAATTGAATTCCATCCTCAAACGAAATGGATCAGTGCCCAGTTCACAAATGATCAGGGAATTCCCTTTGTTCCTAATCTACCAACGGAAGAAGTGTTTACAATTCCGGTTAAACATGGTGTGAACGGGGTAGTTTCAAGCACGAAGCCACTTAACTATAGCGGTACGTTAATTAAGAACTTTTCACTAACGTTTAAAGAGGGAAAAGTCGTAGATTTCACAGCCGAGGAAGGGTATGAAACCTTAAAAAATCTACTACAAACAGATGAAGGGTCTTCCTATTTAGGAGAAGTGGCATTAGTTCCCCACAACTCCCCTATTTCTAATACAAACATTGTCTTCAATAACACACTTTTTGATGAAAATGCTTCTTGTCATATAGCGCTGGGGAGAGCCTTATCCGTCTGTGTAGAAGATGGTAATAGTATGACGGCTGAACAGTTACGGGAAGTAGGTTTTAACGAAAGCATGATACATGTAGATTTCATGATAGGATCGGATCAGTTAGATATCGACGGCCAAAAGGAAGACGGGACGATCGAACCTATTTTCAAAGCTGGTGATTGGGTTTAA
- a CDS encoding DUF294 nucleotidyltransferase-like domain-containing protein, translating into MNQQELLHIIRDHYPFDVLTTEQLDYIISGSKYTTFKKGEFLFHEDETVEELDIYFLVSGLAKNVLHRSSGKQYSLRFYYPGDLIGIMIMLTSGEMTFSVQAIENCTVFRIQKARLLEVMTKNNDFSKIIFESIGNRMKTLYDEIKAKSATDTDDENISLFRTKVHTLMDRPTFIDGNATVLDAARKMKEEDTYGLVVVDQEKKMQGILTQREILSYITNPSISESVKDWMKKKPFWIRDESFAYEALSYFKHEEVDFVPIIRNDEVVGVLTSTSFLNIQDSNYLDLSYKIQKAITNDELVELATVKSKTFQQFIQDLLLQDSFGYDICEVISNYNDRLHRKIIQLTEKEMRKEGFGSAPINYCFIVMGSQGRSEQGFHTDQDNGIILDDYNHLSDLKKVDLYFQAFTEKLNLKLAACGFPECTGGIMAKEQKWKRSYTDWKKAIDEWLYEIDAQEVQNITMFYDFRPIYGDYSIAEEIRNYLAEKSKRSLNMQQLLRKDALRFKLPVGPLGRVNLKPRNHLFNIKKSGLLQIVNMIRIHSVKYGIKEVNTIKRVHALKNMQAFHPRDAENVKTAMHILLTLRTKQNLLELKEGKTLSNDIDVRTLSKDDRQKLKESIQIANRLQQVMEISFNRNRVV; encoded by the coding sequence ATGAACCAGCAGGAACTATTACACATTATACGAGATCACTATCCCTTTGATGTTCTAACCACAGAACAGTTAGATTACATTATTTCCGGTTCTAAATACACTACCTTCAAAAAAGGTGAATTCCTTTTTCATGAAGATGAAACAGTAGAAGAACTGGATATATATTTCCTTGTCTCGGGACTTGCGAAAAACGTTCTGCATCGATCAAGTGGCAAGCAGTATTCCCTCCGATTCTATTATCCTGGGGACTTGATCGGGATCATGATTATGCTCACGAGCGGTGAAATGACCTTTTCCGTACAGGCAATAGAGAATTGCACCGTCTTCCGTATTCAGAAGGCCCGGCTCTTGGAGGTTATGACCAAGAACAATGACTTTTCAAAAATCATCTTTGAAAGTATCGGAAATCGCATGAAAACTTTGTACGATGAAATAAAAGCGAAGTCTGCCACTGATACCGACGACGAAAATATCAGCCTGTTTCGTACCAAAGTCCATACGCTAATGGATCGCCCCACTTTCATTGACGGCAATGCCACTGTTTTGGACGCAGCAAGAAAGATGAAAGAAGAAGATACATATGGTTTAGTGGTAGTAGACCAAGAGAAGAAAATGCAAGGCATTCTCACCCAACGAGAAATCCTGTCTTATATTACAAACCCAAGTATCAGTGAATCAGTAAAAGATTGGATGAAGAAAAAACCGTTTTGGATTCGTGATGAATCCTTTGCCTATGAAGCCCTTTCTTATTTCAAGCATGAAGAAGTCGACTTTGTCCCAATTATCCGCAACGATGAAGTTGTGGGAGTTCTGACCAGTACTTCATTTCTCAATATTCAGGATTCAAATTATTTGGATCTTTCGTATAAAATCCAAAAAGCCATTACGAACGACGAACTGGTAGAACTGGCAACTGTGAAAAGTAAGACTTTTCAACAGTTCATTCAAGATCTACTCCTTCAGGATAGTTTTGGCTACGATATTTGCGAAGTGATCTCAAACTATAATGATCGCCTGCACCGAAAAATCATTCAATTAACTGAAAAAGAAATGCGTAAGGAAGGATTCGGATCTGCGCCTATCAATTATTGTTTTATCGTCATGGGCAGTCAAGGCAGGAGTGAGCAAGGCTTTCATACGGATCAGGATAATGGAATCATACTCGATGATTATAATCACTTATCCGATCTCAAGAAGGTTGATTTGTATTTCCAGGCATTTACTGAAAAACTCAATTTAAAGCTGGCAGCATGCGGTTTTCCTGAATGTACTGGCGGGATCATGGCGAAGGAACAAAAATGGAAACGTTCCTATACCGATTGGAAAAAAGCGATTGATGAATGGCTTTACGAAATAGATGCACAGGAAGTCCAAAACATTACAATGTTTTATGATTTTCGTCCGATTTACGGTGATTACTCCATCGCTGAAGAAATCCGAAATTATTTAGCGGAAAAATCGAAACGATCTCTTAATATGCAGCAACTATTAAGAAAAGATGCCCTTCGCTTCAAGCTTCCTGTCGGTCCTTTGGGACGCGTGAACCTGAAACCCAGAAATCATTTATTTAATATTAAGAAGTCAGGTCTTTTGCAGATCGTCAATATGATACGTATACATTCTGTAAAGTACGGAATCAAGGAAGTCAATACAATTAAACGTGTTCACGCATTGAAAAATATGCAGGCGTTTCATCCCAGGGATGCAGAAAATGTTAAAACAGCTATGCATATCCTTCTCACTCTGCGTACTAAGCAAAACCTTCTTGAACTTAAAGAAGGAAAGACATTAAGTAACGATATTGATGTACGTACTCTTTCAAAAGATGATCGTCAGAAATTAAAAGAATCCATCCAAATTGCTAATCGACTTCAACAAGTGATGGAAATTAGTTTTAATAGGAACCGGGTGGTTTAA
- the proC gene encoding pyrroline-5-carboxylate reductase — protein sequence MLKHKTIAFLGAGNMAEAMISGTVQSGKIPSGQIIVSNRSNQGRLQEMKAKYDITALTKDDLPFNEIDILILAMKPKDIDKALDSINHLVRNDTVIMSVLAGITTSHMEEQLPAGQPVIRVMPNTSSMLKESATAISAGRFTSREDMENAEELLSSIGEVFVIEESQMDIFTGIAGSGPAYFYYLMEHIEKTGAEAGLDPKLARKIGAQTIFGAAKMMLEREESPTQLRENVTSPNGTTAAGLDALAEFGGGKAISEAVKGAEKRSKEISSSLQSKQLVTS from the coding sequence TTGTTAAAACATAAAACGATTGCTTTTTTAGGTGCAGGAAATATGGCTGAAGCTATGATTTCAGGAACTGTACAAAGTGGAAAAATCCCATCCGGACAAATTATTGTTTCAAATCGAAGCAATCAAGGAAGACTTCAGGAAATGAAAGCCAAATACGATATAACAGCTTTAACAAAAGATGATCTACCCTTTAATGAAATAGATATTCTTATTCTGGCGATGAAACCGAAGGATATTGATAAAGCATTAGATTCCATTAATCACTTAGTAAGGAACGATACGGTGATTATGTCAGTGCTTGCAGGAATCACCACTTCTCATATGGAAGAGCAACTACCAGCAGGGCAGCCTGTTATCCGGGTCATGCCAAATACGTCAAGTATGTTGAAAGAATCTGCTACAGCCATAAGTGCAGGGCGTTTTACTTCTAGAGAAGACATGGAGAATGCAGAAGAATTATTATCAAGCATCGGAGAAGTTTTCGTTATCGAAGAAAGCCAAATGGACATTTTCACTGGAATTGCCGGTAGTGGTCCAGCATACTTCTATTATTTAATGGAACACATTGAAAAGACGGGTGCTGAAGCAGGATTAGACCCTAAATTAGCTCGTAAAATCGGAGCTCAAACCATTTTCGGCGCAGCTAAAATGATGCTTGAGCGAGAAGAATCACCAACTCAACTTAGAGAAAATGTAACATCCCCAAATGGTACTACAGCTGCAGGACTTGATGCATTAGCAGAGTTCGGCGGAGGTAAGGCTATCTCAGAAGCTGTCAAGGGAGCAGAAAAACGTTCGAAAGAAATCAGCTCATCCTTACAGTCCAAACAATTAGTAACTAGCTAA